CGTTGCCCGGGAGGCGCTTCGGGACACGAAACGGATAAACGCACCCCTGCTTCTCCCAAAGGCTTGAGCCTGCTCGCACGCGGAATGAATATCAATGACGGCGGCGCAGAAATCATCTTGCATGAAACAAAAACCGGTGGGGCGGTCTTTTCGGTCGGCTCCATTACCTGGACCGCCAGCGTCATGGTCGACAAACCAGTTTCAAAGATCACACGTAACGTGCTGGAACGTTTCTTAAAGAAGGAAAAGAAAAGGAACCGCTCAAAAGTTTAGGCGGATAACGCCTCGCTCGTGTTGGATCTCTGAAATTTCAGCGCAAACCTGTTAATTTTAGGTGAGTCATAAAGAAGATGCGGGGCCAGACGATGAATCCAGAATGCAGTGCTGGGCGCGGGCGGTGTTCAGCAACGGTTTTTGCTTGGAAGACAAAATCGGTTTCATGGGAATTGCTGACATCTCGTCCATTTCCGCCAGCCAAGTCCTGATCCGGCTCTTCATGAACCAGCTTCCATTTTTTCCCCGCCCATGTAACTTCTGGTCTTTTACGCCTTTTATTATGAAACTTGCTGAACTTGCCTGGCCCGAGGTGGAACATTTGGATCGAGATATTATCGTCATTTATCCCATCGCCGCCCTGGAACAACACAGTCGTCATCTCCCTTTCTTTACCGATTCCATACTTTGCGATGGAGTGGCCTCCCGGCTTGAGGCTGCCTTGCCGAATGAAATCCTATTATTGCCCGTGCAATGGCTCGGAGCCTCAGCGCATCATCTGGGCATGCCAGGGAGCTTGACAGCCCAGTCGGACACCTATCTAAACATTCTTTGTGAACCATTGCGCTGCCTGCTGCAGCACGGCTTCCGTCGAGTGTTTATTCTTAACGGTCATGGTGGCAACATTGACGGTTTCCATCTGGCCCTGCGCCAACTGGCTCTGGAATTTCCGGACTCGGTGCTTGCAGGCGCCAGTTATTGGGATCTGGCAGATAAAGAGATTGCCGCCATCCTTCAAGGAGAGCGCAAGAATGTAGGTCACGCCTGCGAGTTTGAAACCTCCATGATGATGTATCTGCGTCCTGAGCTGGTTCGCACTTCGGAAATCGCTGACGACAAAGTTAAGAATACCTCAGAGGCTCTCAAGGGTATTTATATTCCCCTGGATTTCAAAAGGCACACTCGCCACGGCGGTTCGGGTCAGGCCACCCTCGCCACTGCAGCCAAAGGAAAACAATTCATGGACGCAATTGTTCCCAAGTCAGTGGAGATTATAAAGGCAATCAAAGCCAGACCCATCGTCTAGATGTCGCAACGTGGTCGAGTTGGTTCAAGCAACCAATATAAGTGATGGGTTGCATTCAGCTGACGATTGGGTCGAAGCCATTGCTGTTCACATTCCAGCTACAGCGTTACTCTGGATTGACAAGTCTTGGGCACGAATCATTCATCAGCATTACAGTCCTCACTGGTCATGGTGATGGACATGCTCACTGGAGGTAGCCGCCACTGGCAGTGTAGCTTCAGGATGGGCTTGCAGGTAAGCCTCGACGTCTTTGGTTACGACCAACTGCCCCCACATCACCTGGTAATGGCCAGGGAAAGTGCAGACGTATTCGTGGTCGCCCTCAATGACTGGAGCTGTGAGCTTTAGCGTCGCTTTCTGACCTGACTCAAGCAGCTTGGTGGCGGCGAGGATGTCAGCAGTTTTAGGAATATAGGCACGACCTTCGCCATCCAGTTCATCAGGTTTCATGGTGGCAGCCGCATTCCCAACTTTTTCGCGGGTGCCGGGTTTTACAATGACGAAGTTGTGCGGCATGAAATCTCCGTTCTCAAAGATGATTTCGAATGGCTTGCCAGCTTCCACGACAAGCCGGGGTGAATCATAACGCATCTGTTCGCGGACAGTGCGGATGACGAAGACGGATACCCGCAATTCTCGCAAGTCCTTGCGCAATTCCGCGGCCTTTTCCGCCGGAAGCAAGCCGGCAAGGTCGCTGGCGAGCTGGACAGTTTGAACATAATCTTGTGAGGTGCGATCGCCGGCGGAAACGGTTTTAGCCCAGGCCACTAGTGCCGTTGCCGCAGAACCAGCCTGCGGCTTGGGCCACGAGGCACGCGGAAGCGCGCGCATGCCCTCGGCAACGGCGGGCACCTGTTCGCCCCTGTCGATCATACCTGCCAGTGCAGTAAAGACAGCTTCCGGTTCAAAATTCATGCTGACACTGGCACGAACGGCGGCACGGCGGATCGAACCAATTGGATCGCCACCGATGGCTATACGGGCGCTCCCGATCGGCGCAGGATTTTCCATCTTTTTGAAAACCTCCCTACGGTCACCACCCAACACGGTTAGGGTGAAGCCTTCCAGACGATTTCCAAACTCGCCTTCGGTTCGATTCCACACCACGATCGAATCGATGTGCTGACTGGAACCCAGGTCTACTTCCCACCATGGATGATCTTCGTTCTCCTTCGAATGGGTTTGGGTGCCGCTGCCGAAATCACCATCAGTGCGGCCATCAATCGCTCTTGCAGCCTCGCCTCCGTTCGTTGTGCTGGATTGTTTTGCCTTGCCTTGAAGCGCGACGTTTTTTCCGTCACTAAAGACCTGTACCTCGGCAAGGGTGAGTGTCCCCCGACGGGGAAGTTCGATGCGCACAAAGCGACCGGAAAAGTTTTGGCTGTCTTTGGCGAGAGTTTGCAGGTCCGCGGGCAGTTCGGTAAGGAGCGGCTTCACTTTGCCATAGGCCTTGGCCCGGAAGTCGGAATCATTCAGGAGTGGAATTCCGTTGAGTAAGTCAACCAGCGCTGCTGGAGACTTTGAAGCCGCGCTCCAGACGGTATCGAACGAATTGTCAGCAAGGGCCAGCCCGGCCCAGGCAGCCTGGCGCACCTCCATGGAGCTCTTTGCGGAAGTGAGTTTGGTCAGATGCGCGCGCTCCGCCTTCAATTCATCCGGTAGCTGCCAGGGGAGCAGACGGGCAAAACCAGCGGCTGCGGGCGAGTCGGTTTCATTGGCAGAATCAATAGCTCCAAGCAATACAGAGACGCGAGTGGTTTGGCGCGCCTTGGCGATTTCAGTCAGTGCCGCGAGGCGGTCCGGGTCGGCAGCATCCGGCCGCGCAAAGAGGGCTTCCAGAACGCCGCGTGTGCGCGGCAGCTTCATTAACTCGGGAGTGTTGATGCTACGAAGCAGGTATTTGAGGCCGTCTGGGTTATCGGCAGCCAAAGGCTGGCCGGCAGCGATGG
This genomic stretch from Pedosphaera parvula Ellin514 harbors:
- a CDS encoding creatininase family protein, translated to MKLAELAWPEVEHLDRDIIVIYPIAALEQHSRHLPFFTDSILCDGVASRLEAALPNEILLLPVQWLGASAHHLGMPGSLTAQSDTYLNILCEPLRCLLQHGFRRVFILNGHGGNIDGFHLALRQLALEFPDSVLAGASYWDLADKEIAAILQGERKNVGHACEFETSMMMYLRPELVRTSEIADDKVKNTSEALKGIYIPLDFKRHTRHGGSGQATLATAAKGKQFMDAIVPKSVEIIKAIKARPIV